TCGGCCTCGAGCGCGTAGACGTAGTCGGGCCCCGAAATGAAGTCCCCGACCCGCATGACGATTTCCGGATCGATGTCGCGGTCCACATTGGCCAGGACAATCGCCGAGACCGTGCCCGGCAGACGCGCCAGCAGTCCGTTGGTGGAATCCGACCCGACCGGCGCGCCGTTGCCGTGGAATGCATAGAGCATGCCCCCGCCCAGCGTGTAAGGCGCCAGCAAAAGCTCGGGTCGATGGTCGCCGTCCAGATCACCGGCCGACAGCGAGTACTGCAGATACAGATTCACCTGCTCAGGCATAATCTGCGGCCAACCCGGCAACGGGTCGCCATGCGAATCGATCACCGCCAAACGGAAACGATCGGTGGCGTGGTCGGCGGCGACGTAGGCGATGTCAAAGTCACCATCACCGTCGTAATCGCCGATGGCCAGGCCATGGGTCGAGTGATGGTCGGCCAGCAGCACGTCGTCGTTGCCCGCCATCGGCCCGCCGGTCAGCGCATCGAAGACGAAGACGCCGTCGCCGGCGGCGACCAGCTCGGGACGGCGGTCGCCGTTGAGGTCGCAGACGGCCAGCCGCGGCAGCGCCGCGTTGAGCGTGTTGACGATCGGGATGCGCGCGAAATATTCGCCGCCCCGTGGCGCGTAGATCGTGCCGTCGGCATGCCAGATCTTGATGCGGCCATGACGGTCGATTCCGGCGACTTCGCGTCCGCCCACCCCATCGACATCGCCCACGACCGGCAACGAATTCCCGAAGATGCCCGAGCCGCCCAGAAAGATCCGCGGCCAGCCGGCGAAAGGCTCGCCGATGAACGAGTAGACATGCATGTACGATCGGCTGGCGACGATGATCTCCGATTTGCCGTCGCCGTCCAGATCGGCGACCGCCGGCGCGGTGGTGACATCAAAGTTGGTGGCGCGCGGCCAGCCGGGGTAGATCCGCCCGTCGCTGCGCAGGACATACAGCCCCGACTGCGTGGGGCAGATGATCTCATCGCCGTCGCGTCCGTCCAGGTTCACCGTGGTCACGGCAAAGTGCGCCGGCGCGGGCAGATCGACGGGGAAGCCGTCGAGGAACGGCTCGTGGACGAACACGCGCACCGTGTCGGCAACGGTTGCATCACCCCCATTAACCGACAGAATCAGATCATACTCGCCGCTTTCCAGCGAGTCGGTCCGCCAGTACGCAAGCGTGTCATTCCACCGCAACGCGGTGACGGTGGGAACGGCGTGAACATCGCGCGATGGCAACGGACCCTCTGCGAACAGCGAGTACGATTGAAGTGACGGACCGGCGGCCGTGCCGATGATCGGACGGAGGAGTCGGATCGTGTCATTCGGCAACGGCGCCAGGATCGACGCGACGGTCACAGCTCCCAACCAGAGCGGCCAGTCGACCGCCGCGTCGGGACCCGCGTCGAGGCGCAAGGTATGGGGCCCGACGGAATCAGCGGCATCCCGCAGCGTGATCTCATACAGGCCGTTCTGGAAGCGGATATCCGCAGGCGGGATCTCCCGCCAGACCGATGTGAACGGGGGATGGTTGCGCGCCAACATCGCCGTGAAGCCGCCGAAGTGTGGTCCGGCGGCCCGGACGGAGACCCGGAAATCAGTGCTGGACAGCCAATATCCGCGCGGCGGATTGACGACCTCTAGAACGATGCCCGGCAGCATCGCCATCGCCCGCTGGAGATTGATGCGCCCGGCGCCGGTGTGGCGGTCGGGTCCGGGCAGGTGGAGCGAATCGTTGCCGAAGGGGTCAATGATGTCGTCGGCGCCGGCGCGCAGGATCTCGCGCAGGCGTTGCGATGACAGTCCGGGCGCCAGCGCCAGCAGTGTCGCCGCGGCGCCGGTGACATGCGGGGCGGCCATCGATGTGCCCGAGGCAATCAGGTAGTCGCCATCGACCACGTGCACATCGGGTTCGCCGACATCCGCGTACAGATCGGTTCCGGCGGCGCGCAGCGACAGAATGTCCTCGCCGGGGGCGATCACATCGACGAAATCGTTGTAGGTGGAAAAGCGTGACAGCCGGTCACGCGCATCCGATGATCCCACGCCGATGGTGGTCGCGTAGCCGGAGGGATAGAACACCTCGTCGCGCCCCGAATTTCCCATCGACGCCACCAGTGTCACGCCACGGTCGGCGGCGTACTGGAGCGCCTCCTCGATGGCGCGCGACGGGAAGGCGCCGCCCCAACTCATGTTGATCACCCGCGCGCCGCGGTCGACGGCGTAGTAGATCGCCGCCGCCGAGATCGAGAAATACGGATTAGGAAAGATCTTCGCGCCGATCACCCGCGCCTGCGGGCAGACACCGGCGATGCCGATCGCGTTGTCGACGGCAGCGGCGACGGTCCCGGCCACGTGGGTCCCATGCCCCATGTAGTCGCGGATGTCGTTGTCGCCGCGGATGTTGATCGGGGCGCCCGGAGTGTCGCCGGAAAAGTCCCAGCCGTAGATGTCGTCGACAAAGCCGTTGTGATCGTCGTCGAGGCCATTGGCGCGAATCTCGCCGGCATTCGGCGCCAGTCGGTCATGCAGATCGACATGCGCCGTGTCCAGGCCGGTGTCGATGATGGCCACCAGCACATCGGCGGTCGGTTCACCGCTTTCATACGGGGCGCGAAAGCGGATGTCCGCGCCCGGATAGCCGGTGCGCTCAATCCGGACATCGTTGCTGTCTCCCGCCACACCGCGCACCGAGTAGTAGGGCTGGCCGGTGTTTTCCAGATCCCATTGCCGCGGCCAGAGGGGATCGTTGGGGACGGCATGCAATTCGAATTGCCAGTCGGGCTCGACATATTCCACCCAATCCAGCGCCGCGTAGCGGGCCTGCAGTTGCGCGGCGGTCATTCCCGGCGGGATGGCCACCACGAAGGTCCGTGGGCCGGGATGCGCGGACGCGCTGGTGGTGGGATAGAGCGGGCGCACTTGTGTGACGCCCAGCGCGGCGCTGCGCGCCAGCACATCGGCGCTCAATCCGGCGGCCGCGGGACCGGCGGCGTGCTTTGATGCCGATGCCACAGCGTCCCGGACGCGCACAATCAGCGCGTCGGGCGCGGGCTGTGCGTGAAGCTTCGTCACCCCGATCAGCGCTGCAAGCAGCGCAAGCCCGATGTGCCATCGGCTTCGGCGTCGCTGGTGAGAGCAGAAGAGAGTCGGGATCATCTCACTCTCGGGATCTCGGGGATGTGGTTTGCCGGACAGTGGGTGAGGGATGTCTCCGGGGGCCGGGGCCTGCGCTCCGCTTGCAATATACGTGTCCCCGTTCGGGTTCGATAGGGCCGCGGCACGACGAAAAACGGCCCGGCATTGCCGGGCCGTGTCCGCCGTCATACGATGGAAGCGACTCAGCCGCCGTGCCCATGGTCGGCGGGGGGCTGCAATTGCCCCGCGGCCGCCGAGTCGATGCGCGCCAGGTAGAGCGCCGGGGTCTTCTCGAAGTCCTCGATGCAGTACTTGCAGCAGAATTTCACTTCCCGCCCCTGATAGGTGCGGACGATGGGGTCGCCCATCGAACCGAGTTTTTCGCCGGAGACGATGCACCAGTCGATGGGGTAAGGTTTGGCCTGAGCGGTGGCCGGCTGGCCGCCCGCCGGTTTGTCCGCGGCCTTCTGCTGATCGGCGCCGCAACCGGCGGCAATGGCCAGCGCCGCGCCGAGCAAAATGAACTTCTTCATGGAAACCACCTTTCGCGCGTCAACGAGACGCCAATTGTCCGGTAAACTCGCGTTCCAGCGCCCGCTGGGCGGCCGGCACAAAACGGGAATCGATCAGGCAGGTCACCGTGGTGTTGCTGGCCGTGATCATGTCAATGTTGATCCCCTCGGCCGAGAGCGTGCGGAACATCCGGGCGGCCACCCCGGGGTCGTGCGACAACGAGTCGGCGATCAGACTGACCGCCGCGACATCCTTCTTTTGCGAGAGGCCCTGCGCATCCAGCTCGCGCCGCGCGGTGTCAAGCACCGCCGCGGTCTTGGCGGCGTCGGCACTGTTGACCGTGATCGAGACATCCGTGCGTCCCAGTTGCGCCCCGGCGGCGGCCAGGCCGACCACGTTGATGTCGGCCTCGCCCAGACGGCTGAACATCTCGGCGGCGATGCCGGGACGGTCGGGGAGGTCGTGAAGCGTGAATTTGCAGATGTTCGAGTCGGTGATGATGCTCAAGTGATTCATGGGTGCCGCGCTCCTCTGCCGGCCGGTCCGCGCCATCCAAGGTAGCGCGGGTCTCGCCCTAATACAAGCCGGGGCGCGGGTTGTTCCCCACGTCTCAGCGAATTGTCACGCGGTAAGGCGTCGCATAGGAAAGGCCGTTGTCCGGCGCCAGGCCCGCCCGCGCCAGCACCGTGGCCAGCAGATGCTCCACCGTCTCCGCTGGCAGGAAGGCCCCGGCGAAGCCGATGGGTCCGGCGTCGAACAACTGCCAGCGACGCTCCGGCAGCACCATGACCTCGACGTCGCTGCCGCGATCGATTCCGGCCATCCGCGCCGCGGTGGTGATGCACTCGTTCAGGTCGGCGAAACCGTCGACCAAGCCGCGACGATCGGCCGCCAGCCCGGACCAGACACGCCCCTGCGCGATCGCTTCGACCGAATCGGCCGGCAACGAACGGCCTTCGGCCACCAGGCCCTTGAAGTGCTCGTAGGCCCGCAGCATCTGCGCGCGAATCACCGCGCGTTGTTCGTCGGTGAAGGCGCCATCGGAGGTGTAAAGCCCGGCGAAACGTCCGCGGTCGATCGCCTCCTTGTCCAGGCCGACCTTGTCGTACAGCGCGGAGAAATCGAGTTTGCCGGAGATGACGCCGATCGAGCCGGTGATGGTGTTGGGCAAGGCGAAGATCGAATCGGCCGCGCAGGCGATATAGTACCCGCCGGAGGCCGCCACGTCGGCGAACGAGACGATGATCGGCTTGCGTCCGACGGTGCGCGCCACTTCACGCCAGATCTCATCGGAGGCGACCACCGATCCGCCGCCCGAGTTCACCCGCAGAACGAGCGCCTTGACCCGCGGGTTCTCGCGGGCGCTTTGGATCGCGTGGGCGGTGGTCGCCGAGCCCATCACTTCGCCGAACAGGAAATCGTCGCGGTTGGCGCCCTCCTCGATGCCGCCCTCGGCGAAGATGACGGCGACGCGGTCCGGTTCGGCCCACCCCGACCGCGCATAGACACGGTCCCGCAACGCCGCCGTGCCGACCGTGCGCCAGATCGGCCCGGCCAGGGCGCTGACGATGCCATCAAGTTCATCCGCATACGCGACCGTGTCGATCAGTCCGGCGGCCTGCGCGTCGACCGAGACATACGGTCCATGATCAATCCAGCCGCGGACCACATCGGGCGCAGTCCGTCGGCCTTCGGCCAGGCGCTCCACCCAGTACCCGTCGAGATCATTCAGAAGCGCGGTCACCGCCTCGCGGTGCGCCGGTGACATCGAGGTGCGAGTCAACAGATCGGAGGCGTTCTTGTAGTCGCCGACATGTTCGAGATCGGCGACGATGCCCAGTTTGTCGAGCAGGCGCTTGGCGAATGTTACCTCCGAACGCAGGCCGATCACATCGATGGTGGAGACCGGCGGCGCGACGATCCGGTCGGCGGCGCTGGCGAGGTAATACTCGCCGTTGGACACCATGCCGTCGACACAGGCGATCACCGGCTTGCCGGCGTCGCGCACACGGAGGATGGCGCGGCGGATTTCCTCGCGGCGGGCCCAGCCCAGTTCGGGATCGTTGATGCGCAGCAGGACCGCGCGGATTTCGGGATCGCGCCGCGCCTTGTCCAGCATCGACAGGTAGTCGAACGTCGTCGCCGGCTCCGGGCCGAAGAAGTTGCGCGGCGTCGGACGGTCGGGGATTGCGCCGGCCAGCTCGATCTTCGCCGCCTCGCGCCAGAGACTCCACAGCGGCGCGCGACGGGTCTTGTGCATGCCGACGTAGCCGACGCCGCCCCTGTAGTCGCGCTCCCCGTCGAAGGCGGCATGCGTGCCGGCAAACCAGGTGCTCATCTCGACGCGCGCGCCGAGGAAGTAGTTTTCATTCTCGTCCAGATCGCCGTAGATCGTCAGCCCGCGACGGACCTGAAACGATGTGGCGAGACGGTAGGTGCCATCCTTGACCCGTTGCGAGGTGGTCTGATACCAATCGCCGCCGATCAACAGGCGGCCCTGCAACAAACGCACCGCCGCCGAATAGACGAACTCGGCATCGGAGCGGCCGCTCGGGACCTTCATGCGGTGGTAGTTGTGCGCCACACCGGCAAACGACAAGGTGTTGTTTGGCCGCCAGAGGAAGCCATAGGTCCAGAAGTGCGCCTTGTCCTGCACCGGATCGTCGCTGGTGCGCCACTGGTAACTGCTGCCGACGGCAAACGACTTCTGGCTGCTGGTGGCCAGACCGATGGTGTAGGACCGTCCATCCGGCACCGCGCCGGCGCCCAGCCATTCGATGCCGAAGCCGAATCCGCGGAACGTGGTGTAGACGGCGTCATCGCCTTTCAGCGATGAGTCCGAGAAGGCGTGGTAGTAGTTGAGCGCGAACTCCGGATCGGCGCCGATCACGGCGGGATTCAGCCGCAGCCCCCCCGGGCCATCGGCCATCGCCGCC
This window of the bacterium genome carries:
- a CDS encoding S8 family serine peptidase, encoding MASASKHAAGPAAAGLSADVLARSAALGVTQVRPLYPTTSASAHPGPRTFVVAIPPGMTAAQLQARYAALDWVEYVEPDWQFELHAVPNDPLWPRQWDLENTGQPYYSVRGVAGDSNDVRIERTGYPGADIRFRAPYESGEPTADVLVAIIDTGLDTAHVDLHDRLAPNAGEIRANGLDDDHNGFVDDIYGWDFSGDTPGAPINIRGDNDIRDYMGHGTHVAGTVAAAVDNAIGIAGVCPQARVIGAKIFPNPYFSISAAAIYYAVDRGARVINMSWGGAFPSRAIEEALQYAADRGVTLVASMGNSGRDEVFYPSGYATTIGVGSSDARDRLSRFSTYNDFVDVIAPGEDILSLRAAGTDLYADVGEPDVHVVDGDYLIASGTSMAAPHVTGAAATLLALAPGLSSQRLREILRAGADDIIDPFGNDSLHLPGPDRHTGAGRINLQRAMAMLPGIVLEVVNPPRGYWLSSTDFRVSVRAAGPHFGGFTAMLARNHPPFTSVWREIPPADIRFQNGLYEITLRDAADSVGPHTLRLDAGPDAAVDWPLWLGAVTVASILAPLPNDTIRLLRPIIGTAAGPSLQSYSLFAEGPLPSRDVHAVPTVTALRWNDTLAYWRTDSLESGEYDLILSVNGGDATVADTVRVFVHEPFLDGFPVDLPAPAHFAVTTVNLDGRDGDEIICPTQSGLYVLRSDGRIYPGWPRATNFDVTTAPAVADLDGDGKSEIIVASRSYMHVYSFIGEPFAGWPRIFLGGSGIFGNSLPVVGDVDGVGGREVAGIDRHGRIKIWHADGTIYAPRGGEYFARIPIVNTLNAALPRLAVCDLNGDRRPELVAAGDGVFVFDALTGGPMAGNDDVLLADHHSTHGLAIGDYDGDGDFDIAYVAADHATDRFRLAVIDSHGDPLPGWPQIMPEQVNLYLQYSLSAGDLDGDHRPELLLAPYTLGGGMLYAFHGNGAPVGSDSTNGLLARLPGTVSAIVLANVDRDIDPEIVMRVGDFISGPDYVYALEADGALLPGYPLKFGDGNSVTMPAPIIGDVNADGLADMTTIQSTSMSVAVWELGVPFAVAGRPWPRFAGDLWNSNIAPAPRYDLLYLVRLIDMTMRNGMPLPPHEPVDLDCDGSVSTADIVALIDYLYRGGAHPCRP
- a CDS encoding ACT domain-containing protein, encoding MNHLSIITDSNICKFTLHDLPDRPGIAAEMFSRLGEADINVVGLAAAGAQLGRTDVSITVNSADAAKTAAVLDTARRELDAQGLSQKKDVAAVSLIADSLSHDPGVAARMFRTLSAEGINIDMITASNTTVTCLIDSRFVPAAQRALEREFTGQLASR
- the sppA gene encoding signal peptide peptidase SppA, which codes for MIRSRRERTWLPYWIATIGLPIILAITAPVRAGDIFPRDQILFPFLPAAMADGPGGLRLNPAVIGADPEFALNYYHAFSDSSLKGDDAVYTTFRGFGFGIEWLGAGAVPDGRSYTIGLATSSQKSFAVGSSYQWRTSDDPVQDKAHFWTYGFLWRPNNTLSFAGVAHNYHRMKVPSGRSDAEFVYSAAVRLLQGRLLIGGDWYQTTSQRVKDGTYRLATSFQVRRGLTIYGDLDENENYFLGARVEMSTWFAGTHAAFDGERDYRGGVGYVGMHKTRRAPLWSLWREAAKIELAGAIPDRPTPRNFFGPEPATTFDYLSMLDKARRDPEIRAVLLRINDPELGWARREEIRRAILRVRDAGKPVIACVDGMVSNGEYYLASAADRIVAPPVSTIDVIGLRSEVTFAKRLLDKLGIVADLEHVGDYKNASDLLTRTSMSPAHREAVTALLNDLDGYWVERLAEGRRTAPDVVRGWIDHGPYVSVDAQAAGLIDTVAYADELDGIVSALAGPIWRTVGTAALRDRVYARSGWAEPDRVAVIFAEGGIEEGANRDDFLFGEVMGSATTAHAIQSARENPRVKALVLRVNSGGGSVVASDEIWREVARTVGRKPIIVSFADVAASGGYYIACAADSIFALPNTITGSIGVISGKLDFSALYDKVGLDKEAIDRGRFAGLYTSDGAFTDEQRAVIRAQMLRAYEHFKGLVAEGRSLPADSVEAIAQGRVWSGLAADRRGLVDGFADLNECITTAARMAGIDRGSDVEVMVLPERRWQLFDAGPIGFAGAFLPAETVEHLLATVLARAGLAPDNGLSYATPYRVTIR